A single region of the Vicia villosa cultivar HV-30 ecotype Madison, WI linkage group LG4, Vvil1.0, whole genome shotgun sequence genome encodes:
- the LOC131599323 gene encoding probable pectinesterase/pectinesterase inhibitor 12, which produces MASSSHKLFLLLFTILFSLTIPLPTNTSTTTTLNLKLTSLKSLCKTTPYPKLCFNSLKLSISITINPNIITYLLQSLQLAISETTKLSNLFHNIENSNILETQRGSIQDCKELHQSTLTSLKTSLTRIRSSNKRNIADARIYLSAALTNKNTCLEGLDSASGNLKPVLVNSVINTYKHVSNTLSMLSNHVNEASNQKGHNKKMVSPKWLDLDEYDPNEAIVVAADGSGNFSSINDAINFAPNNSMVRIVIYVKEGIYDENVEIPSYKTNIIMLGDGSDSTVITGNRSVVDGWTTFRSATLAVSGDGFLARDIAFENKAGPEKHQAVALRVNADFTAFYKCAIYGYQDTLYVHSFRQFYRECDIYGTIDFIFGNAAVVLQECNIISRMPLPNQFTVITAQSRDNPDEDTGISIQNCSILATDELYANSSRIKSYLGRPWRVYSRTVLIESYIDDFIDEKGWTKWSNDQGLDSLFYGEYENYGPGSKIDNRVEWLGYHLMDYSDAYNFTVSEFITGDEWLQSTSVPYDDGI; this is translated from the exons ATGGCTTCCTCATCTCACAAACTATTCCTCCTTCTCTTCACAATCCTCTTCTCACTAACTATCCCTCTCCCCACAAACACTTCCACAACCACAACCTTAAATCTCAAACTCACTTCCTTAAAATCTCTCTGCAAAACAACACCATACCCAAAACTTTGTTTCAACTCCCTAAAACTCTCCATATCAATAACCATAAACCCAAACATCATAACCTACCTCCTCCAATCCCTTCAACTAGCAATATCAGAAACCACAAAGCTCTCCAATCTCTTCCACAACATCGAAAACTCAAACATCCTAGAAACCCAAAGAGGATCAATTCAAGACTGCAAAGAGCTTCACCAATCAACCTTAACTTCATTGAAAACATCATTAACCCGAATACGTTCCTCAAACAAAAGAAACATAGCTGACGCTAGAATCTACCTCAGTGCAGCACTCACAAACAAAAACACATGCTTAGAAGGACTTGATTCTGCTTCTGGCAACCTTAAACCAGTTCTTGTGAACTCTGTCATCAACACATACAAACACGTGAGTAACACTCTTTCCATGCTCTCAAATCATGTAAACGAGGCTTCAAATCAAAAGGGTCACAACAAAAAAATGGTGTCTCCGAAATGGCTAGATTTGGATGAATATGATCCAAATGAAGCTATTGTTGTGGCTGCAGATGGAAGTGGGAACTTTAGCAGTATCAATGATGCTATAAACTTTGCACCAAATAACAGCATGGTTAGGATAGTGATTTATGTTAAGGAAGGGATTTACGATGAAAACGTTGAGATACCGAGTTATAAAACTAACATTATCATGCTTGGTGATGGAAGTGATTCTACTGTCATCACTGGTAACAGAAGTGTTGTTGATGGATGGACCACTTTCAGATCTGCAACTTTAG CTGTATCCGGCGATGGTTTTCTTGCAAGAGACATAGCATTTGAGAACAAAGCAGGACCAGAGAAACATCAAGCAGTTGCATTAAGAGTAAATGCAGACTTTACAGCCTTCTACAAATGCGCAATCTATGGTTACCAAGACACACTTTATGTCCATTCATTTCGACAATTTTATCGAGAATGTGACATATACGGTACCATAGATTTCATATTCGGTAACGCAGCGGTAGTCTTACAAGAATGCAACATCATTTCAAGAATGCCATTACCAAATCAATTCACTGTCATAACAGCACAGTCAAGAGATAACCCCGACGAAGACACTGGAATTTCGATACAGAACTGTTCGATTCTAGCTACGGACGAACTCTATGCGAACTCTAGTAGAATCAAGAGTTACCTTGGAAGGCCATGGAGGGTTTATTCTAGAACTGTTTTGATTGAGTCTTATATCGATGATTTTATTGATGAAAAAGGTTGGACTAAATGGTCAAATGATCAAGGTTTGGATAGTTTGTTTTATGGTGAGTATGAGAATTATGGACCGGGTTCGAAGATTGATAATCGGGTTGAATGGTTGGGTTACCATTTGATGGATTATAGTGATGCTTATAATTTTACTGTTTCTGAGTTTATTACTGGTGATGAATGGCTTCAGTCAACTTCAGTTCCTTATGATGATGGAATTTGA